CAAGCCCAAGAACCTTGAGGGCGCCGCTGCCAATACCCAATAAACCACTGATGACGCCGGCGAAAAACATGATAACCTCACCCAACCACCACCTAACACCCCAGTAACGTATCCAGCCGAGGTTAGGGTCAAAGCAGGTTCCATACAAATTAAGGGCCCTAGTGGTTGAGTCTGGCTCACGGGGTCGAGGCAATTCGCAGGTGCTGCGTTGGATTGTGGGTATTATGGAGACGAGCAAAACAATGCCGAATATGGTGTAGATGATGTATGTGATTCCATGGGTATAGACGTAATTGGCAATCAGTGAACCGAGAATAGCGCCTAAAGTGGTTGCAGTTGTTAGACTTATCCCTATCCTATCATTGGCTATCCTCTTCTTAAGATAGACGCTGGCTGATCCGGCCGAGGTGGCTACGGTGGATATCAATGCGGAGCCGGAGGCGTAAGCCATTGGGACGCCCAGGAATAGGGTTAGTATGGGCGATATAACGGTGCCCCCGCCTAGTCCCGCCAAGGCTCCAATTATTCCTGCAACTATCCCGGCCGCAATTATTATGAGGAATTCCCCAACATATGCGATTATCATATTGATTAATTGCCGAGCCTCCACTCATGAAAGCATAACCAACATTCATGTTAATTGAGGCGTTAATGCAGGCAATATATTTAGCATTTATCGAATAATCGTTTTATTAATGGATTAAGTGAGCCACATAATGGATCGTGTTGGCGAGTATCCTTATTTATGGTTCTCCATTTTCAGCGAATTTATTAAAGCCACGGATGCCGTTATGGTTACCACGAAGTAGATCGATAATGCGTGAACAACGAATGCGGTTCCTATATAAATCAAGGCCGCCAATGCATAGTACCCCATTAATGGCTCGCCCATTATTGCCCTGCTCACCAATGCTATTAGGGAGAAGATGTAGATCCCCATGACTATTGCCAATACCGGCAAGTAGGATGGAGGCGCAAGTATGCCGAGCCCCATCGCAGCTACTTCCCCCATTATTGACTGCATGAATCTGTTATATATGAGTAATTGATACATGGGTTCGGATAATAAGACGCTGACTACTGCCCCCACTAAGTATCCGATGAGGAGCCCACGCCTTGGTCTCGCATAAATCGATAACGCCAGCAACGATACGGAGCCGGCAATTAACATGTATATGGATGGATAGACTAAGTAAGTTGATAAATTAATGGATGGAATAAGTGCATACTCAGTGAGTATATTGGTGACGTATTGATACAGCGATATTAATTCGAGGAGGAGAAGAGGCAATAAAGCGAGCGACTTAACATTGCTCACAGCAACTTGGAGAATAGATATAACGGTTAATGCGCATAGAGCGAGGCTGGCAATTATCCATGGAACCGATAAGTAGTATTGAGGATATAGTAAGGCCAGGGCTATGCCTCCCCAACCCATTATTATTGAGGCAGCGAAGTATGTGAGGCGAAGCCTTACCTTCCTTGATTCCCATATAACCATGGGGGCAATCACGGTCATTGCAACGACGGAAAACGTCCCAATTAGGCCCAGCGCGGCTAAATTGGCTCCACTGCTTGGCATGAATGGAAAAACAGGTAATAGGAATTCCCTGAATATGTATTGAAGAAGAAAGAGGACTCCAAATGCCAGCGAATAAATGGAAAAATCATTCTTTGGAATTTTCATCATATTTAACTGCCTACTTTCTTCGCTTGCTTATGGCGAAGAATGTCACTCCAATAGCCACTAGCGCGATTATTATCCCTATAACGGCAACTATTAGGACAACTGATGGAATAGCGGATGGAGGAGCGGGTTGCTTTGAAACCAGGGTTAATGGCACGAAGTTGGCAGTTATGGATTTATCAAAAGTGGTTTCCCCGGACTTACCGTACCAAACGCCGAACGCGATATCATAGGTGCTGCCCACGGTTATATTAACTGTGTCCGGCATCGGCGACTTAAGCTGCCTGACGAACTCCAATACCCAGTAACCATTCTCGTACTTGGCTCCCGTATAGCCGCTAAAGTAGCCCGGCACTGGTCCAGTGGCGTTGGGATACCATATTCCGCCATCGCCTATATCGAAGAGGCCGCTTTGATTAGTTAGTAGGTTGAGGAAGAAGCCGTGAGGAGCAGACGCGAATTGGCTGGCATCGGTTGGGTTAATGCCGTTCTCCGCATCCCATGTGGCATTGGCGAAGTAATTGAAATCGGATCCCTGGGGATATGTGACGCCCGCTATCCATTCCCAAATATTGGCTGCGCCGGAGCTTAGTGACCCGCCGGTGTTCGGTATTGTACCAACTACTTGGCCAAGTTGGCCACTTACCTTATATCCGGGGTGGGGACCACCGATGTTCATGCAATCCGATGGATTCTGTTGAGCGCCCATGTACCACATTATGGCGAACCTATCTGGATAGTAATGGGTGGCATTGGTGAAGTAACCATAGAAGTAAACTCCGTTTGCTGGGCCGTAATAATACAGCACATATTCCATGGCTCGTGGACTACCGAATATTATTGCGTAGCTGCTGTTTATTACCTTGTAGTGCCTATGGAACGTGCTTGTCAATAGATCCAGGAAAGTCATGTTCAGTGGACCCTTCGGGTTATATACCATGATCCAATGACCGGGTCCAGCCACTGAATCGGCTCCTATGGTGCTTGGATTATTATCTGGCCACTTCACTAGTATGAATATATAATCGCCGTTATAGGCGGCCTTCGCCTCAACATATGGAACTAAACCCGATGTGGGAACGCCGGAGAGAGTTGGGGATAGCGTTACGTTGAACCACGGTATATTGCTCCAAAAAGATTCGCTGCCTGGATTGGCTAGATTCGCTGACCCAATTACCCTGTAAGCAACTAGTCCCGAGGGTGTTTGGGCAAGTGGCACTGAGTGGAGAACCGCCAGTAAGCCTAGAAGCACAGCCGCGGATAGTATAATAAGGGCTGGTCTTATGCTTTTCCCAACCATATTCATGTTTTAACGAAGGCATTATTAAGCATTACTTTGGTAATAATTGGGTTATTTCTTGGTGAAAATTGGTATTTATATTGGTAAAAATTTGGTAAAAAACTTTTTAATAAATGAGCATAAATGGGAGCCCCCATGGGCGACGTGGATCAATCGAGGAGGACATTCCTTAAGTCCCTCGTCATAATTGCGGGGGCAAGCATGGTTATAGGCATGCTGCGCGGGCTTGAAGTCATAGTGCCGCCATCGGTGGGCATATCCTCATTCCCCTTGCTTCAACTAGTGGATGAGAATGGGAACCCAATAAAGGCATCCGATGTTCCCATTAATGGACAGAAACTAGCGATGTTTAATTATCCATTAAATAATGAGCCGAACTACTTGCTTAACCTCGGCAATGACTCTAATCAACCGGTGGAGATACCGGCGACCAGCGTCTCCATACCGGCCACCGGCCAATCATACACTTTCCCGGGAGGCGTTGGGCCAAATAAGTCAATAGTGGCCTACAGCGC
The sequence above is a segment of the Thermocladium sp. ECH_B genome. Coding sequences within it:
- a CDS encoding cytochrome B; translation: MVGKSIRPALIILSAAVLLGLLAVLHSVPLAQTPSGLVAYRVIGSANLANPGSESFWSNIPWFNVTLSPTLSGVPTSGLVPYVEAKAAYNGDYIFILVKWPDNNPSTIGADSVAGPGHWIMVYNPKGPLNMTFLDLLTSTFHRHYKVINSSYAIIFGSPRAMEYVLYYYGPANGVYFYGYFTNATHYYPDRFAIMWYMGAQQNPSDCMNIGGPHPGYKVSGQLGQVVGTIPNTGGSLSSGAANIWEWIAGVTYPQGSDFNYFANATWDAENGINPTDASQFASAPHGFFLNLLTNQSGLFDIGDGGIWYPNATGPVPGYFSGYTGAKYENGYWVLEFVRQLKSPMPDTVNITVGSTYDIAFGVWYGKSGETTFDKSITANFVPLTLVSKQPAPPSAIPSVVLIVAVIGIIIALVAIGVTFFAISKRRK
- a CDS encoding (2Fe-2S)-binding protein produces the protein MGDVDQSRRTFLKSLVIIAGASMVIGMLRGLEVIVPPSVGISSFPLLQLVDENGNPIKASDVPINGQKLAMFNYPLNNEPNYLLNLGNDSNQPVEIPATSVSIPATGQSYTFPGGVGPNKSIVAYSALCEHLGCAYPELTFYPPGVKTPTFNGPMDKVIHCSXHGSTYDPYKGAAVITGPTTKPLPAVQLKWDPDTDYLYAVTMIGPTIYGHTDDLSGGSPISGNSTTVKLMSNPALG